One region of Bdellovibrio bacteriovorus genomic DNA includes:
- a CDS encoding tetratricopeptide repeat protein, producing MLRAVIILLAFHLFSIYCFAAEKNAKGLLPEVRLTNNNEDENEKRAFKSEVMITRSENKAIESLQQIIKKKKGSREEADLWYRLAELYMRRSKSGRFFDLHQDTPLLKLSPFPVANEKGAEAVKRAAKIYTKIEVEFPNFKEMDAVLFNNAFAHQQIGQFKTAEQLFSKLLAKFPKSPLIPDGTLAAGELLYDQGRFKEALEHFLRVEKFPESRVYSYGMYKAAWAYYNLRESDKGIEKLVQVVKTNPALKDGEVPNNRHNLRREAMRDLTIFVGDTYPANKLFSFFEDIANEDELGEAMMNMAKLYMSHSREKEMDTFLEEYIDKRSSGPDVVRAHLMLVEGNETLKRRPKVINHLTYASDLCRTNSSWKSLQNADDIKGSCEEGFRRVSLDMAKKWWEIWLKNKQNKEFSDLTQQLFKLILDNEDPTKPDLKTRFAYAELLFQLEKYDEASVQYKIVSDKSTEPTMNHDATYAALYSKEKSIEKKKEPLKEAERKELAKNYLAKHPTGKYATLVKFKVGHIAYEEANYEEAEKWLKPLTLVKGNDDIKRKSEDLVLDMLNIKKDYAGIKAFSKQVSTSTGDDSRKKNMNKIMEEAHFTEIQEFSKTGNKDQASEKLLAFAKEHEDSPLAQDALWQALSMMYAEGKVFDAAELSLKFVKKYPSDKRNLDVLKEAAKAYADVGQIGKAAETLEKIADLDKKGRANHLELAADIYLLEKKTKEARQAYQQMLVDADRKTTERIYTKLLDSYKNEPKSAELEKLQNQISAKGIEPFSTQIMIDRAKALLAAGKTTQAFDLSMKANGRDVAAEIRAEARLIQAQILEQELVKQSVKAREDKFAMVLGMKTEKLDKAHTAYFTTLKMSKDPYQQLEAMRGIDRCYANFIESLTTMPLPASLSPADQEALRGEVAKLTAPIQEKKNENEAKLKVLAASKGQAATETRSYASIPVNQTVPPMAQYPTPEKMVAYLPKSMDMTIGRVSQLDTKGAKTCDRSALTSGALTKSSPTEIVGNCYSSRQWDMVEKMGLELAKGKDTRALGLFYVSLGAEARGFADKALWMIEASLKIQPEAAPYVYQKARLVYKADGIKDAMPFFEKVLDMQMSSTEMQTFAGVKAFSEGDYTSATTKFSALNKEQLYNYNVGTLMSEAYAQKGEVDKALGVLKDLLNLKKENADLLLQQAHVFETYKGSPTLALDSYEKAFKASSQMDMRDWLGKKIQYLKTQNKVGQHVISGDL from the coding sequence ATGTTACGCGCAGTGATTATACTTCTCGCATTTCATCTTTTTTCGATCTACTGTTTCGCTGCAGAAAAAAATGCTAAAGGACTTCTTCCCGAAGTCCGCTTGACTAACAATAACGAAGACGAAAATGAAAAACGCGCTTTTAAGAGCGAGGTGATGATCACCCGCTCTGAAAATAAAGCCATCGAATCACTGCAACAAATCATCAAAAAGAAAAAAGGCAGTCGCGAGGAAGCGGACCTTTGGTATCGCTTAGCCGAACTTTACATGCGCCGCTCTAAATCCGGCCGTTTCTTTGACCTTCACCAGGACACTCCCCTGTTGAAGCTTTCACCGTTCCCCGTAGCCAACGAAAAAGGGGCGGAAGCGGTTAAACGCGCTGCTAAAATTTATACTAAAATTGAGGTTGAATTTCCCAACTTCAAAGAAATGGACGCCGTTTTATTTAACAATGCGTTCGCCCATCAGCAAATCGGTCAGTTCAAAACTGCCGAACAGCTGTTTTCAAAACTCTTAGCAAAGTTCCCGAAATCTCCACTGATCCCGGATGGCACCTTGGCCGCCGGCGAATTGCTTTACGATCAAGGTCGCTTTAAAGAGGCTTTGGAGCACTTTTTACGCGTTGAAAAATTCCCCGAAAGCCGTGTTTATTCTTACGGCATGTATAAGGCCGCATGGGCTTATTACAACCTTCGCGAAAGCGATAAAGGCATCGAAAAACTGGTTCAGGTCGTGAAAACAAATCCGGCGCTGAAAGATGGCGAAGTGCCAAACAACCGTCACAATCTTCGTCGCGAGGCGATGCGTGATTTGACGATCTTCGTCGGCGACACCTACCCTGCTAACAAACTTTTCTCATTCTTTGAAGATATCGCGAACGAAGACGAGCTGGGTGAAGCCATGATGAATATGGCCAAACTTTATATGTCACACAGCCGTGAAAAAGAAATGGATACATTCCTTGAAGAGTATATCGATAAACGCTCTTCAGGTCCGGACGTGGTTCGCGCTCACCTTATGTTGGTGGAAGGTAACGAAACTTTGAAACGTCGTCCGAAAGTTATTAATCACCTTACCTACGCCAGCGATCTTTGTCGCACCAATTCTTCTTGGAAATCATTGCAAAATGCGGATGACATTAAAGGATCTTGCGAAGAAGGATTCCGTCGTGTCAGTCTTGATATGGCCAAAAAATGGTGGGAAATCTGGCTTAAGAACAAACAAAACAAAGAATTCTCGGACCTCACCCAACAGTTGTTTAAGCTGATTTTGGATAATGAAGATCCCACAAAACCAGACTTAAAAACTCGTTTTGCTTACGCAGAGCTTCTTTTCCAATTAGAAAAATACGATGAAGCCAGCGTTCAATATAAAATCGTGAGCGACAAATCCACTGAGCCTACGATGAACCACGACGCGACTTATGCCGCTCTTTATTCCAAAGAGAAATCTATAGAAAAGAAAAAAGAACCACTTAAAGAGGCAGAACGTAAAGAGCTTGCTAAAAATTACTTAGCAAAGCATCCGACAGGAAAATACGCAACCTTAGTGAAATTCAAAGTCGGCCACATCGCTTATGAAGAAGCCAACTATGAAGAAGCTGAAAAATGGCTGAAACCGTTGACTTTAGTCAAAGGCAACGACGATATCAAACGCAAGTCTGAAGACTTAGTGCTTGATATGCTTAACATCAAAAAAGACTATGCGGGAATCAAAGCCTTCTCTAAACAAGTGTCGACTTCAACTGGTGATGATTCTCGTAAAAAGAACATGAATAAAATCATGGAAGAAGCTCATTTCACTGAAATCCAAGAGTTCTCTAAGACGGGAAACAAAGACCAAGCTTCCGAAAAACTTTTGGCTTTCGCTAAAGAACACGAAGACTCTCCATTGGCGCAAGACGCTTTATGGCAAGCACTCAGCATGATGTATGCGGAAGGCAAAGTTTTTGATGCCGCTGAGCTGTCATTGAAGTTCGTTAAAAAATATCCATCTGACAAACGCAACTTGGATGTTTTAAAAGAAGCCGCTAAAGCTTATGCCGATGTTGGACAAATTGGTAAAGCCGCTGAGACTTTAGAAAAGATTGCGGACCTAGATAAAAAAGGTCGCGCGAACCACCTAGAGTTGGCCGCGGACATCTATCTTTTAGAAAAGAAAACCAAAGAAGCACGCCAAGCTTACCAACAAATGTTGGTCGATGCGGATCGCAAAACGACAGAGCGCATTTACACCAAACTTTTGGATTCCTATAAAAACGAGCCAAAAAGTGCCGAGCTTGAAAAATTGCAAAATCAAATTTCCGCTAAAGGTATTGAGCCTTTCAGCACACAAATCATGATTGATCGCGCAAAAGCCTTACTTGCCGCCGGCAAAACAACCCAAGCTTTTGATTTATCAATGAAAGCCAACGGTCGTGATGTCGCCGCCGAAATCCGTGCGGAAGCGCGCCTGATCCAAGCCCAGATCTTAGAGCAAGAATTAGTAAAACAAAGTGTGAAAGCTCGTGAAGACAAATTCGCCATGGTGCTTGGTATGAAAACCGAGAAACTGGATAAAGCCCACACCGCTTACTTCACCACGTTGAAAATGTCGAAAGACCCCTACCAACAACTTGAAGCCATGCGCGGTATTGACCGTTGTTATGCAAACTTCATTGAAAGCTTGACCACGATGCCACTGCCCGCTTCATTAAGCCCGGCAGACCAAGAGGCCTTGCGTGGCGAAGTCGCTAAGTTGACAGCACCTATTCAAGAAAAGAAAAACGAGAACGAAGCAAAATTAAAAGTCTTGGCCGCCTCTAAAGGTCAGGCCGCAACTGAAACTCGTTCTTACGCAAGCATCCCTGTGAACCAAACCGTCCCGCCAATGGCCCAGTATCCGACACCGGAAAAAATGGTGGCTTACTTGCCGAAGTCGATGGATATGACCATTGGCCGCGTGTCTCAGCTTGATACGAAGGGTGCGAAAACCTGTGATCGCTCGGCCTTAACGTCCGGCGCCCTTACTAAGTCCAGCCCTACTGAAATTGTCGGAAATTGTTATTCTTCTAGACAGTGGGACATGGTTGAGAAGATGGGATTAGAGCTTGCCAAAGGCAAGGACACACGCGCCCTTGGACTTTTCTATGTAAGTCTAGGTGCCGAGGCTCGCGGTTTTGCTGACAAGGCTTTGTGGATGATAGAAGCTTCTTTGAAAATTCAGCCCGAAGCAGCCCCTTACGTGTATCAAAAAGCTCGTTTGGTTTACAAAGCCGATGGCATCAAAGACGCGATGCCGTTTTTCGAAAAAGTTCTCGACATGCAAATGTCTTCGACAGAAATGCAAACATTTGCTGGCGTGAAGGCTTTCTCAGAGGGAGATTATACTTCGGCAACGACAAAATTCTCTGCATTGAACAAGGAACAGTTATATAATTACAATGTGGGAACCTTGATGAGCGAAGCTTATGCTCAAAAAGGAGAGGTGGACAAAGCTCTAGGTGTTTTGAAAGATTTGCTAAACCTTAAGAAAGAAAATGCCGATCTTTTATTACAACAAGCCCACGTTTTTGAAACGTACAAAGGAAGCCCAACGCTCGCGTTGGATTCTTATGAAAAAGCTTTTAAAGCCAGTTCACAAATGGATATGCGTGACTGGTTAGGTAAGAAAATACAGTATTTGAAAACACAAAACAAAGTCGGTCAGCACGTTATCTCGGGAGACTTGTAG
- a CDS encoding outer membrane beta-barrel domain-containing protein has translation MLKKSLLMFILMTSQAFAQSTDSKPAAERGSDKLDIKKLEQKYWAAKDDDFSVVQNRRYVKAERFYLTASTGIPFNDPYSTGSIFGGSFGYFFNERWGVEANYNSASMSDNDAVKQFVDTYGAIPNHNVYKSSYYLSGIWVPFYAKMSVLDRSIIYFDMGLSVGAGNLSYEITQAEGNISKSAFSYKVGIFQQIFFSEHFAIRADLINTWSTQDKMKYYAPNTNVGGTNTGGGARDLGSETINDTSLMIGLTYWH, from the coding sequence ATGTTAAAAAAATCACTTCTAATGTTCATCCTGATGACATCTCAAGCTTTTGCTCAAAGCACTGACAGCAAGCCGGCAGCAGAACGCGGTAGCGATAAGTTAGACATCAAAAAGCTTGAGCAAAAATACTGGGCCGCAAAAGACGACGATTTCAGCGTTGTGCAAAACCGTCGTTACGTGAAAGCGGAAAGATTTTATCTGACGGCTTCAACGGGTATCCCATTTAACGATCCTTACAGCACGGGGTCTATCTTCGGTGGATCTTTTGGTTATTTCTTTAATGAACGCTGGGGGGTAGAAGCAAACTACAACTCTGCCAGCATGAGTGATAACGACGCAGTAAAACAATTCGTGGATACCTATGGCGCCATTCCAAATCACAACGTTTATAAATCTTCTTATTACCTTTCAGGTATCTGGGTTCCGTTCTATGCGAAAATGAGCGTGTTAGATAGATCTATCATCTATTTCGACATGGGTCTTTCCGTAGGCGCGGGTAACTTGTCTTACGAAATCACGCAAGCAGAAGGCAATATCTCTAAAAGTGCTTTCTCATACAAGGTAGGTATCTTCCAGCAGATTTTCTTCTCGGAGCACTTTGCGATCCGTGCAGACTTGATCAACACCTGGTCGACCCAAGATAAAATGAAATACTACGCTCCAAACACCAACGTTGGTGGTACGAATACAGGTGGCGGTGCTCGTGACCTGGGATCTGAAACCATCAACGATACAAGCCTAATGATTGGTCTTACTTACTGGCACTAG
- a CDS encoding AgmX/PglI C-terminal domain-containing protein, with protein sequence MKTWKLRSQQATQTFGSSRLADVISISPETKGIQGLFEYRNDAWWYINMNLEQAAKGNLSPALRLDKEQSIELDDCTLHFTPVKKETDLYLRLEKAGQEQRQNDKSFQLYIVRQAGKVVETKVLPMNKKFKPVGAFGVKAVPCIPGSEWQKQMVGELEVSQRTVSMEDAAKMGHMSMDQLVDQDSKKGLYIVLGAAFFLVTLGIFSPKSQELEVVAAPPQVAQKIIVKTELKPKRKKIESAPKQEVVVKEAPAAAGQKAEMPTSGGTKVANMMKSIQGGRISQLIGKVSAQAAKSGNVIFANGTKAGSGPSGRALAAVGNMERSGRNWGTEGNGTGVTISTAGRGGGKSASGMGGLAAGGTGNAGVGLIEEEGEITGGLDREVIAQYIKSKLGQILYCYERQLSANPDLFGKVAVKFTIAATGQVEQQLIGDTTLKNATVEGCILNRVAAWKFPQPQGGTRVLVTYPFLFKSTN encoded by the coding sequence GTGAAAACTTGGAAACTGAGATCACAACAAGCAACGCAAACTTTCGGGTCTTCTCGCCTGGCTGATGTTATTTCTATCTCTCCAGAGACGAAAGGCATTCAAGGTTTGTTTGAATACCGCAACGATGCGTGGTGGTATATCAACATGAATCTGGAACAGGCTGCCAAAGGCAACCTCTCCCCTGCTTTGCGTTTGGATAAAGAGCAATCCATCGAGCTTGATGACTGCACTTTGCACTTCACTCCGGTTAAAAAAGAAACGGATCTTTACCTTCGCTTAGAAAAAGCAGGTCAAGAGCAACGTCAAAACGATAAGAGCTTCCAACTCTACATCGTCAGACAAGCTGGTAAAGTGGTAGAAACCAAAGTTCTTCCTATGAACAAAAAATTCAAACCTGTGGGCGCATTCGGTGTTAAAGCCGTTCCTTGCATCCCTGGTTCTGAATGGCAAAAACAAATGGTCGGCGAACTTGAAGTCAGCCAAAGAACGGTTTCCATGGAAGATGCGGCTAAAATGGGCCACATGTCGATGGATCAATTGGTTGATCAAGATTCTAAGAAGGGTCTTTATATCGTTCTAGGTGCGGCTTTCTTCTTAGTGACTTTAGGAATTTTCTCTCCGAAAAGCCAAGAACTTGAAGTCGTCGCGGCTCCACCACAAGTGGCGCAAAAAATTATCGTAAAAACTGAATTAAAACCAAAACGTAAAAAAATCGAATCTGCTCCGAAACAAGAAGTTGTCGTGAAAGAGGCTCCAGCCGCTGCTGGTCAAAAAGCCGAAATGCCGACATCCGGTGGCACCAAAGTGGCCAATATGATGAAGTCGATCCAAGGCGGTCGTATTTCTCAATTGATCGGAAAAGTTTCGGCACAAGCCGCGAAATCCGGCAATGTGATCTTTGCTAACGGTACTAAAGCAGGTTCGGGCCCGTCAGGTCGAGCGCTCGCCGCTGTTGGAAACATGGAGCGCTCTGGTAGAAACTGGGGCACTGAAGGCAACGGGACAGGCGTCACGATTTCAACTGCCGGTCGCGGTGGTGGTAAATCAGCTTCGGGCATGGGTGGTCTTGCCGCTGGTGGAACAGGTAACGCAGGTGTTGGTTTGATTGAAGAAGAAGGCGAAATTACGGGCGGTCTAGACCGTGAAGTGATCGCGCAATATATCAAATCAAAACTGGGTCAAATTTTATATTGTTATGAACGTCAACTGAGTGCCAATCCGGATTTATTCGGTAAAGTGGCGGTGAAATTCACCATCGCAGCGACGGGCCAAGTTGAACAACAACTAATTGGTGATACGACACTGAAAAACGCAACCGTTGAGGGATGTATATTGAATAGGGTTGCCGCGTGGAAATTTCCACAGCCACAAGGTGGCACGCGGGTGTTAGTGACTTATCCATTCTTATTCAAAAGTACAAACTAA